From one Kwoniella dejecticola CBS 10117 chromosome 2, complete sequence genomic stretch:
- a CDS encoding transketolase has protein sequence MSGFTQNDQVAINTIRALAADVVGKANSGHPGAPMGMAPVAHVLFSKFMRFNSKNPKWINRDRFVLSNGHACALQYILLHLAGYKVSMDDLKAFRQIDSITPGHPELGVTDGIEVTTGPLGQGISNAVGLAIAQAHMGAVFNKDNFNLIDNYTYVFTGDGCLQEGVASEACSLAGHLKLGNLIAVYDDNKITIDGDTAVSFTEDVEQRFKSYGWEVLHVEKGDDDIAAIEAALKEAQKTKDQPTIINLKTTIGFGSLKQGGHDVHGAPLKKDDITQLKKKFGFNPDETFAVPKETYDIYNAAAEKGAKAEEEWKTLFKQYSEKYPKEASELTRRVEGRLPEGWEKALPTYTTSDAAVGSRKLSETTISKLAEVLPELVGGSADLTGSNLTRWKNAEDFQHPSSGLGSYAGRYFRFGVREHGMAAICNGIAAYGGLIPFGATFLNFVSYAAGAVRLSALSHLRVLQVATHDSIGLGEDGPTHQPVETAAWLRAIPNLAFWRPADGNETSASYLVSILSQHTPSVLAFSRQNLPQLANSSIEKAAKGGYVLEEVENADVTIVSTGSEVPLALGAVEQLKSKGIKARLVSIPCFEVFDSQSREYRLSVLPSGAPILSVEAYSTFGWGQYSHDHFGLKAWGASGPYDQVYKKFDITPEGIAKRAEKVVAFYKKRGQPVFSPLISALDDISDE, from the exons ATGTCTGGATTCACTCAAAACGACCAAGTTGctatcaa CACCATCCGAGCCCTCGCCGCCGATGTCGTTGGCAAG GCCAACTCCGGTCACCCTGGTGCTCCCATG GGTATGGCCCCCGTTGCCCACGTTCTTTTTAGTAAATTCATGAGATTCAACTCAAAGAACCCCAAGTGGATCAACAGAGATCGATTCGTGCTCTCCAACGGACATGC TTGTGCCCTTCAAtacatcctcctccaccttgcTGGTTACAAGGTGTCCATGGACGACCTCAAAGCCTTCAGACAAATCGACTCGATAACCCCAGGACACCCCGAGCTGGGTGTCACTGACGGTATCGAAGTCACCACCGGTCCTCTTGGTCAAG GTATCTCCAACGCCGTTGGTCTTGCCATTGCTCAAGCACACATGGGGGCTGTCTTCAACAAAGAcaacttcaacctcattGATAACTACACCTACG TATTCACCGGTGATGGATGTCTTCAAGAAGGTGTTGCCTCCGAAGCCTGTTCGCTTGCCGGTCACTTGAAATTGGGTAACTTGATCGCTGTCTACGACGACAACA AGATCACCATCGACGGTGACACTGCCGTATCCTTCACCGAGGATGTTGAGCAAAGATTCAAGTCGTACGGATGGGAGGTTCTCCACGTTGAGAAGGGTGACGA TGACATTGCCGCCATCGAAGCTGCCCTCAAGGAGGCTCAAAAGACCAAAGACCAACCCActatcatcaacctcaagaCCACCATCGGTTTCGGTTCGCTCAAACAAGGTGGTCACGACGTCCACGGTGCCCCTCTTAAGAAGGATGATATTACTcagttgaagaagaagttcggTTTCAACCCTGACGAGACTTTCGCCGTCCCCAAGGAGACCTACGACATCTACAACGCTGCCGCCGAGAAAGGTGCCAAGGCTgaggaagagtggaagacCCTCTTCAAGCAATACTCCGAGAAATACCCTAAGGAAGCTTCCGAACTCACTCGAAGAGTCGAGGGACGACTTCCGGAAGGATGGGAGAAGGCTCTTCCTACCTACACCACATCCGATGCCGCCGTCGGATCCCGAAAACTTTCCGAAACCACCATCAGCAAGCTCGCTGAAGTTCTGCCCGAATTGGTTGGTGGATCCGCTGATTTGACCGGTTCCAACTTGACCCGATGGAAGAACGCTGAGGACTTCCAACACCCTTCGTCCGGTCTCGGTTCATACGCCGGTCGATACTTCCGATTCGGTGTGCGAGAACACGGTATGGCTGCTATCTGTAACGGTATCGCTGCCTACGGTGGTCTTATCCCCTTCGGTGCTACTTTCTTGAACTTCGTCTCATACGCCGCCGGTGCCGTCAGACTTTCCGCCCTCTCTCACCTTCGAGTCCTCCAAGTCGCTACTCACGACTCTATCGGTTTGGGTGAAGATGGACCTACCCACCAGCCGGTCGAGACCGCCGCCTGGTTGCGAGCTATCCCCAACTTGGCTTTCTGGAGACCTGCCGACGGTAACGAGACCTCCGCTTCTTACCTTGTCTCTATCCTTTCTCAACACACTCCTTCCGTCCTTGCCTTCTCTCGACAAAACTTGCCTCAACTCGCCAACTCGTCCATCGAGAAGGCTGCCAAGGGTGGTTACGTGCTTGAGGAAGTTGAGAACGCCGATGTCACCATTGTCTCAACTGGTTCCGAGGTCCCATTAGCCCTCGGCGCTGTCGAGCAATTGAAGTCGAAGGGTATCAAGGCTAGATTAGTGTCCATCCCATGTTTCGAGGTCTTCGACTCTCAATCGAGAGAGTACAGACTCTCAGTCCTCCCATCTGGTGCACCTATCCTTTCCGTTGAGGCTTACTCGACATTCGGTTGGGGACAATACTCTCACGACCACTTCGGTCTCAAAGCTTGGGGTGCTTCCGGTCCTTACGACCAAGTGtacaagaag TTCGACATCACTCCCGAGGGTATTGCCAAGAGAGCTGAGAAGGTTGTTGCATTCTACAAGAAGCGTGGTCAACCCGTCTTctctcctttgatctctGCCTTGGACGACATCTCTGACGAGTAG